The nucleotide sequence ATATCAGGACAGCTGAATTCCCAGGTCGGGGGACAGGGATACCAGGACGTGAAATCCTATTTTTTCAAAGGGACCCAGTTCTATGAACCCCTGGATCCGACAGGCGAGGAATTTAATCGCAGGTCAATCTATCGATTTTCTGCAAGAGGCGGACGACACCCTTTGCTGGAAACGTTTGACTGTCCGGATCCCTCGACGACGACACCCGATCGCCCGTCGACGACGACGCCACTTCAGGCACTCTCACTGATGAATACCTCTTTTGTCTTACGCATGTCTGACCAACTTGCAGAACGCATCCAATCGCGAGTCGGTTCCGAAGAGGAGAAACAGGTTGCAGAATTGTTTCTGCTGGCTTATCAACGTCATCCCCAATCTGCAGAGTCAGCAGCTGCATGCGAATTCTGCGAAAAACACGGACTCTCTGCTTTATGCCGGGTTGTACTCAATAGCAACGAATTTTTATATGTGAATTGAGAGCGGAATGTTGTATCAAAAAACAGATCAATCGGAATCAGTCTCAGGTTCCCATTCGATGTCGCGTCGTGAATTCTTTTCCTGGGCTCGAACCGGCCTGGCGGGAACGGCGCTCATGGATTTGCTGTTACATCAGAAATCGGGAGGAGCGTCCGAGTCTGTCAGGCAGACTTCACCGGCTCCTCATTTTCCACCCCGGGTCAAACGGGTGGTTCATATCTGTCTGATCGGTGGTCTGAGCCACCTGGATTCCTTTGACTATAAGCCTGCGCTCAAAGATCTGCATGGCAAGGCGATGCCTACGGATAAAACTCCCGAGACTTTTTTTGGTAAGGTGGGCCTGTTACGCAAAAACGATTTTGAATTCCGCCGGCGCGGGCAGAGTGGACTCTGGATCTCCGATCTGTTTCCGCATATCGCGGCGCAGGCAGATGAGCTCACTTTGTTACGGTCGATGAAAGCAGATTCCGCCAATCACACGCCTGCCACCTTTCAGGAAAACACGGGCTTTCGTTTGAATGGTTTTCCGGTGCTTGGTTCCTGGCTTTCGTACGGGCTGGGATGTGAAACGGATGAATTACCTTCGTTTGTCGTTCTGCCTGACGTGCGCGGCTATCCCGCTGCAGGAACCATTAACTGGTCGAATGGTTTTTTACCCGCTTTGCATCAGGGGGTGCCCTTTCAATCACAAGGGCCGGCAATCCGTGATTTATTCCCCGAACGAAAGATCTCGAAAACAACGGAACAAGCCAGTCGGCGATTATTGAACCAGTTCAACCAGGGCCACCTGGAGCGGATGGGCGCGAACAGTGATCTGGAAGCCCGGATTCGCAGTCATGAACTGGCCGCGAAAATGCAGCTGGCAGTCCCGCGGGTCACCGATTTATCTGCTGAAACTCCGGCCACTCAATCTCTTTATGGCTTTGATTCCGAAGTTACAGCTCCTTTTGCCCGTAACTGTTTACTGGCGCGACGTTTACTGGAGCAGGGGGTTCGATTTGTGCAATTGTTTTCCGGAGGCCCGTTTGGATCACCGCGCATCAACTGGGACGGTCATGAAAATGTCAAAGGCAATCATCTTCGTGAAGCAGCCCGGATCGATCAGCCTGTCGCGGCTTTAGTTCAGGATTTGAGGCAGCGGGGCATGTTGGATGACACTCTGGTTCTGTTTTCCACGGAGTTTGGGCGGACCCCGTTTACACAGTCTGCTTCGGATCAGGTCGGTACCGGCCGAGACCATAATATGAATGGTTTTTCGGTCTGGATGGCCGGCGGCGGGCTCAAACATGGCTTCAGTTACGGTGCGACCGACGAATTTGGCTGGAAATCAGTCGAAAAACCGATTGCCTGGCATGATTATCACGCCACCGTGCTCCACTTACTGGGGATCGACCATACCCGTCTCACCTGGTACCACAACGGAATCGAACGCCGCCTGACGAATGTGCATGGCGAAGTGATTCATGAAATACTTGCCTGAAATTCACATCGACTGGTTGTTTTCGGACAGATCATCTTGATTTTTCAAGAAGATATTTTGTGTGCGTAGACGAATCGACTAGAATGGCTATAGTGTGTTTTCTTAATCGGCATCAAAGGGCGCTTACTTCTGTCTGATTGAATGGATCGTCCTGTCTAAAAAATTAGTGAAATGAATACTTTACAGAACCCTCGAAGCAAGTCCGATACCAGACGGGTACTGATCATCGGCGGTGGTTTTGCCGGATTGAACGCGGCACTGGAACTGGGGGGAATTGCCGGAGTGGAAGTCACTCTGGTGGATCGTCACAACTACCATTTGTTTCAACCACTGCTCTATCAGGTGGCGATGGCCGGGCTCAGTCCCGCGGATATCGCCACCCCCATTCGCAGCCTGCTCTCCGCCTATCGCAATACCAGTGTTTTGCTTGGTGAGGCAGAATCAATCGATCTTCCCGGACAAAAAGTCAAATTTGATTTCGGTGAGCTCGAATTTGATTACCTGGTACTGGCCTGTGGTGCTACACACAGTTACTTCGGTCATAATGAATGGGAAAAATATGCACCCGGCCTGAAGACGATTTCCCAGGCAACCGAAATTCGCAAGCGTGTGCTGTCTGCGTTCGAGCATGCAGAACGCGTTACCGACCCGGATGAACAGAAAAAGTATCTGACATACGTGATCGTAGGCGGCGGTCCCACCGGTGTTGAACTGGCAGGTGCCATCGGGGAGATGAGTCGTTTTACCCTGTCGCGAGATTTTCGCCGGATCAACCCCAGCCACACCCGCGTCATTCTTGTGGAAGCAGGACCACGCATTTTGCCCATGTTTTCCGAGCAGCAGTCGAACCGGGCCGCCCGGGATCTGGAGAAGCTGGGTGTTCAGATCTGGACTTCCTCTGTGGTCACGAACATTAATGATGAAGGAGTGGAATTAGGAGAT is from Gimesia maris and encodes:
- a CDS encoding DUF1501 domain-containing protein, whose protein sequence is MSRREFFSWARTGLAGTALMDLLLHQKSGGASESVRQTSPAPHFPPRVKRVVHICLIGGLSHLDSFDYKPALKDLHGKAMPTDKTPETFFGKVGLLRKNDFEFRRRGQSGLWISDLFPHIAAQADELTLLRSMKADSANHTPATFQENTGFRLNGFPVLGSWLSYGLGCETDELPSFVVLPDVRGYPAAGTINWSNGFLPALHQGVPFQSQGPAIRDLFPERKISKTTEQASRRLLNQFNQGHLERMGANSDLEARIRSHELAAKMQLAVPRVTDLSAETPATQSLYGFDSEVTAPFARNCLLARRLLEQGVRFVQLFSGGPFGSPRINWDGHENVKGNHLREAARIDQPVAALVQDLRQRGMLDDTLVLFSTEFGRTPFTQSASDQVGTGRDHNMNGFSVWMAGGGLKHGFSYGATDEFGWKSVEKPIAWHDYHATVLHLLGIDHTRLTWYHNGIERRLTNVHGEVIHEILA
- a CDS encoding NAD(P)/FAD-dependent oxidoreductase, with amino-acid sequence MNTLQNPRSKSDTRRVLIIGGGFAGLNAALELGGIAGVEVTLVDRHNYHLFQPLLYQVAMAGLSPADIATPIRSLLSAYRNTSVLLGEAESIDLPGQKVKFDFGELEFDYLVLACGATHSYFGHNEWEKYAPGLKTISQATEIRKRVLSAFEHAERVTDPDEQKKYLTYVIVGGGPTGVELAGAIGEMSRFTLSRDFRRINPSHTRVILVEAGPRILPMFSEQQSNRAARDLEKLGVQIWTSSVVTNINDEGVELGDERIRAATVLWAAGVEASELGQAGGMHVDNRGRVLVEPDLSLEGYPNVFVAGDQASYTHQTGSPLPGTAPVALQQGRFIGKTIRNEVKGKPRSKFHFRDKGQMATIGRSRAIVEMGRLKLAGFFAWVVWLVVHVFYLTGFKNRVLVVMQWAWSYLSFRRGARLIVDRGWSPAEEQEPVTETENEEVTVPPEH